A genome region from Pseudorca crassidens isolate mPseCra1 chromosome 20, mPseCra1.hap1, whole genome shotgun sequence includes the following:
- the GRAMD1A gene encoding protein Aster-A isoform X4: MRSISSLPLGPEIAASSSSSASGRTHCLKRSPKEVGDVIALSDITSSGAPDHSQEPSPAGSRRGRITPSLSRASSDADHGAEEDKEEQIDSQPDASSSQTVTPVAEPASSEPAPPDGPASLGPLDLLPSEELLTDTSNSSSSTGEEADLAALLPDLSGRLLINSVFHVGAERLQQMLFSDSPFLQGFLQQCKFTDVTLSPWSGDSECRQRRVLTYTIPISNPLGPKSASVVETQTLFRHGPQAGGCVVDSEVLTQGIPYQDYFYTAHRYCILGLARNKARLRVSSEIRYRKQPWSLVKSLIEKNSWSGIEEYFHHLERELAKAEKLSLEEGGKDARGLLSGLRRRKRPLSWRGHGDGPQHPDPDPCARVGMHPSGSLSSRFSEPSVDQGPGAGIPSALFLISIVLIVLIALNVLLFYRLWSLERTAHTFESWHSLALAKGKFPQTATEWAEILALQKQFHSVEVHKWRQILRASVELLDEMKFSLEKLHQGITISDPPFDSQPRSDDSFS, from the exons GAGCCCCAAGGAAGTGGGAGATGTAATCGCCCTGAGCGACATCACCTCCTCGGGGGCACCTGACCACAGCCAGGAGCCAAGCCCGGCAGGTTCGCGCCGTGGCCGCATCACCCCCAGCCTTTCCCGGGCCAGCAGTGACGCAGACCACGGG GCAGAGGAAGACAAGGAGGAGCAGATAGACAGCCAGCCAGACGCCTCCTCCAGCCAGACAGTGACCCCGGTGGCCGAACCCGCGAGTTCAGAGCCCGCCCCCCCTGACGGGCCCGCCTCCCTGGGCCCCTTGGATCTGCTGCCCAGTGAGGAGCTGCTGACAGACACGAGTAACTCCTCCTCGTCCACGGGGGAGGAAG CCGACCTGGCGGCCCTCCTTCCCGACCTCTCCGGTCGTCTCCTCATCAACTCCGTCTTCCACGTGGGTGCCGAGCGGCTCCAGCAGATGCTCTTCTCAGACTCGCCCTTCCTGCAGGGCTTCTTGCAGCAGTGCAAGTTCACAG ACGTGACCTTGAGCCCCTGGAGCGGGGACAGCGAGTGCCGCCAGCGCCGAGTGCTGACCTACACCATTCCCATCAGCAACCCGCTGGGGCCCAAGAGCGCCTCTGTGGTGGAGACACAG ACGCTGTTCCGGCACGGCCCGCAGGCAGGCGGGTGTGTGGTGGACTCAGAGGTGCTGACGCAGGGCATCCCTTACCAAGACTACTTCTACACTGCCCACCGCTACTGCATCCTGGGCCTTGCCCGGAACAAGGCCCGCCTCCG AGTGTCCTCCGAGATCCGCTATCGGAAGCAGCCCTGGAGCCTTGTGAAGTCGCTCATCGAGAAGAACTCGTGGAGCGGCATCGAAGAGTACTTCCACCACCTGG AGCGAGAGCTCGCCAAGGCCGAGAAGCTGTCTCTGGAGGAAGGCGGGAAGGATGCACGCGGGCTGCTGTCCGGCCTGCGCAGGCGGAAGCGGCCCCTGAGCTGGAGGGGCCACGGTGACGGGCCGCAGCACCCGGACCCCGACCCCTGCGCCCGGGTTGGCATGCACCCCTCAG GCTCCCTCAGCTCCCGCTTCTCAGAACCGTCCGTGGACCAGGGCCCCGGGGCAGGCATCCCCAGCGCCCTGTTTCTCATCAGCATTGT cctcatCGTCCTCATTGCCCTCAACGTCCTCCTCTTTTACCGCCTCTGGTCCCTGGAGAGGACAGCCCACACTTTCGAGTCCTGGCACAGTCTGGCCCTGGCCAAGGG CAAGTTCCCCCAGACGGCCACGGAGTGGGCGGAGATCCTGGCCCTGCAGAAGCAGTTCCACAGCGTCGAGGTGCACAAGTGGAGGCAGATCCTGCGGGCTTCTGTGGAGCTCCTGGACGAG ATGAAGTTCTCGCTGGAGAAGCTGCATCAAGGCATCACCATCTCAGACCCTCCCTTCGACTCCCAGCCACGGTCCGACGACAGCTTCTCCTGA